From a single Silene latifolia isolate original U9 population chromosome 6, ASM4854445v1, whole genome shotgun sequence genomic region:
- the LOC141585810 gene encoding protein phosphatase 2C 51-like — protein MCDIYAEEILLFGVLVADEKMSNTATFGHGLISLIGRQRSMEDSFTVFPNLVQLTGDDKQAADKEETAYDFFAVFDGHGGHKVSHKCRERLHYLVAEEVAARGGWRDVDWDSVMSTSFSRMDVEVAEAGVVAACGNNNRSITRTVGSTALVVVIGKEVIVVANCGDCRAVLFRDGAPFPLSRDHKPERPDEKQRVEAAGGKVVEYLDCSRVLGVLSTSRSIGDYNLKPYMTSEPEVQICKRGPTDEFMVIATDGLWDVLANETVCDLVRKCFYGKVSKKVLQEVHGNCSAAAATMLAELAIARGSNDNISVIVVQLQSFEAST, from the exons ATGTGTGACATATATGCAGAAGAAATCCTCCTATTCGGAGTACTAGTAGCGGATGAAAAAATGAGCAACACAGCAACCTTCGGACACGGTCTTATCTCGCTAATTGGACGTCAAAGATCAATGGAGGACAGCTTTACGGTCTTCCCAAACCTCGTCCAACTCACAGGCGATGATAAACAAGCGGCCGACAAAGAAGAGACAGCTTATGATTTCTTCGCCGTATTTGACGGACACGGTGGCCATAAGGTGTCCCACAAGTGTAGGGAGAGGTTACACTATCTCGTTGCGGAAGAGGTGGCAGCGCGTGGAGGATGGAGGGATGTGGATTGGGATAGTGTTATGTCTACTAGCTTTTCTAGGATGGACGTTGAGGTAGCCGAGGCGGGGGTGGTTGCGGCCTGTGGGAATAATAATCGTAGCATTACGAGGACGGTCGGGTCCACCGCATTGGTGGTGGTTATAGGAAAGGAAGTGATTGTGGTGGCCAATTGCGGTGATTGTAGAGCGGTTTTGTTTCGTGACGGTGCTCCTTTTCCCTTGTCACGTGATCATAAG CCTGAGAGACCTGACGAAAAACAAAGAGTGGAGGCTGCAGGAGGTAAAGTGGTCGAGTATTTGGACTGCAGTCGTGTTTTGGGCGTTCTGTCAACATCAAGATCCATAG GGGACTACAATCTTAAGCCATACATGACATCAGAGCCCGAGGTTCAAATATGCAAACGAGGGCCAACAGATGAATTCATGGTGATAGCGACAGACGGGCTATGGGACGTCTTGGCAAACGAGACTGTGTGTGACCTAGTCAGGAAATGCTTCTACGGTAAGGTCAGTAAGAAAGTGTTGCAGGAAGTCCATGGGAATTGTTCTGCAGCGGCCGCCACCATGTTGGCCGAGTTGGCTATCGCTCGAGGAAGTAATGATAACATTAGCGTGATCGTTGTTCAGCTCCAGAGTTTTGAGGCTAGTACTTAA